In a single window of the Nicotiana tomentosiformis chromosome 8, ASM39032v3, whole genome shotgun sequence genome:
- the LOC104117007 gene encoding long-chain-alcohol oxidase FAO4A, producing the protein MGQKNGCIFRKGSSIVVPEAEKNVELGTLSSNQMDSLTAICDTILPSIDANSFYHQEAIDDPFTNFLQTSASMTGTPQHIAWMISNRLQHPKLNLCKIALWLLSTRIGTLILCGKASLSSQFPYLQSFSRISPNKREEIVLSWSTSCFKLLRILFSAIKILVLLVFFTQVNEKSQNPSWKALGYSGPDPDFKKQNQGPQDQEEEEELFGPLYQGIISLKQSQKKTFERLQKIGFSVSKPHNFNNTRRSTECPDFTIECDAVVVGSGSGGGVIAGILAKAGHKVLVLEKGSYLARTNLSLLEGPSMDQMYLGNGLLTSKDMDVMLLAGSTVGGGSTINWSASIQTPQHVLKEWSERYKLDLFQSEFYKGALKVVCEKMGVQSEIEDEGFQNMILRKGCQELGYQVETIPRNAQSDHYCGWCSMGCKDGKKKGTAETWLVDLVKSGNGAIFPECEALEVIHVKKNDNSGKSKAIGVAFAFQNGKGVREICMVKSKVTIVACGALSTPSLLKRSGLKNPNIGRNLHLHPVVIAWGYFPDTPSDSNVLWPEADKKSYEGGIMTAMSKVVANFEGSGYGAIIQTPGLHPGMFSALMPWVSGLDIKMRMCKYSRTAYILALARDKGSGEAFSPYSVTYKMDQIDEENLKLGLEKMLRILAAAGAEEIGTQHGKGRSLKVKDASLKEFERFVKEESSIEIGNHSVPICSAHQMGSCRMGVDPTTSVVNSKGELWEVEGLFLGDSSVFPTAIGVNPMVTIQAISYCTAQSVVQLLKNQKLG; encoded by the exons ATGGGTCAAAAAAATGGTTGCATTTTTCGCAAAGGCAGCAGTATTGTTGTTccagaagcagaaaaaaatgtTGAGTTAGGGACACTTTCCTCTAACCAGATGGACTCTCTTACTGCTATTTGTGACACTATTTTACCTTCCATTGATGCTAATTCCTTTTATCATCAAGAAGCCATTGATGATCCTTTCACTAACTTCCTCCAAACTTCAGCATCCATGACCGGAACTCCTCAACAT ATTGCATGGATGATAAGCAATAGATTGCAACATCCTAAGCTCAACTTGTGCAAAATTGCACTATGGCTATTATCAACGAGGATAGGAACTTTGATACTTTGTGGTAAGGCAAGCTTGTCAAGCCAATTTCCATACTTGCAGAGCTTCTCTAGGATTTCACCTAACAAGAGAGAAGAGATAGTCCTATCATGGTCAACTAGCTGTTTCAAACTCCTAAGGATTCTCTTTTCTGCCATAAAAATTCTGGTTCTCCTAGTATTCTTCACTCAG gtgAATGAGAAAAGCCAGAATCCTTCGTGGAAAGCACTTGGCTACTCTGGACCTGATCCTGATTTTAAGAAGCAAAATCAAGGACCTCAagatcaagaagaagaagaagaactatTTGGACCACTTTACCAAGGAATCATCAGTCTAAAACAATCACAAAAAAAGACATTCGAGAGGCTGCAAAAAATTGGATTTTCTGTGTCAAAACCCCATAATTTCAACAACACAAGGAGAAGTACAGAGTGCCCTGATTTCACAATTGAATGTGATGCTGTGGTAGTTGGTTCAGGCTCTGGAGGTGGAGTTATAGCTGGTATTCTTGCAAAAGCTGGACACAAAGTACTTGTCCTAGAAAAAGGAAGTTATCTTGCAAGAACAAATCTTTCCCTTCTTGAAGGTCCTTCTATGGATCAAATGTACCTTGGAAATGGACTATTAACAAGCAAGGATATGGATGTTATGCTACTTGCTGGATCAACCGTTGGTGGTGGCTCGACAATTAATTGGTCAGCTTCGATTCAGACTCCACAACATGTTCTAAAAGAGTGGTCCGAAAGGTACAAACTTGATTTATTTCAAAGTGAATTTTACAAGGGGGCTTTGAAGGTTGTATGTGAAAAAATGGGAGTTCAGTCTGAAATTGAGGATGAAGGTTTCCAAAACATGATTTTGAGAAAAGGGTGTCAAGAATTGGGATATCAAGTGGAAACAATCCCTAGGAACGCGCAGTCGGATCATTACTGTGGATGGTGTAGCATGGGATGCAAAGATGGGAAGAAAAAAGGCACAGCTGAGACATGGCTAGTGGATTTGGTCAAATCAGGCAATGGTGCAATATTTCCTGAATGTGAAGCATTGGAAGTGATCCATGTAAAAAAGAATGACAACTCAGGAAAAAGTAAAGCCATTGGAGTTGCTTTTGCATTTCAAAATGGAAAAGGGGTGAGAGAAATTTGCATGGTGAAATCAAAGGTAACAATTGTAGCTTGTGGTGCTCTTAGCACACCTTCATTGCTTAAGAGAAGTGGCTTAAAGAATCCAAATATCGGCAGAAACTTACACCTCCATCCAGTCGTTATCGCCTGGGGATACTTTCCAGATACTCCATCTGATTCTAATGTATTATGGCCTGAGGCGGACAAGAAAAGTTACGAAGGAGGAATAATGACAGCAATGTCTAAAGTCGTGGCGAATTTCGAAGGATCAGGATATGGTGCAATCATACAAACTCCAGGTTTGCACCCTGGCATGTTTTCAGCACTAATGCCATGGGTTTCAGGCCTAGATATTAAGATGAGGATGTGCAAATATTCAAGAACCGCATATATTCTCGCGTTGGCAAGAGACAAGGGATCAGGGGAAGCATTCTCACCTTATTCAGTAACTTATAAGATGGATCAAATTGATGAAGAAAATCTAAAATTAGGCCTAGAGAAAATGCTAAGAATCTTGGCAGCTGCTGGTGCAGAAGAAATTGGAACTCAACACGGAAAAGGGAGGAGTTTGAAGGTGAAAGATGCAAGTTTGAAGGAGTTTGAGAGATTTGTGAAAGAAGAAAGTTCAATAGAAATTGGGAATCATTCAGTTCCTATATGTTCAGCACATCAAATGGGAAGTTGTAGAATGGGAGTGGATCCAACAACTTCAGTGGTTAATTCTAAAGGGGAGCTATGGGAAGTAGAAGGTTTGTTTCTTGGTGATTCAAGTGTGTTTCCAACTGCTATTGGAGTGAATCCAATGGTCACAATTCAGGCCATTTCTTATTGTACTGCACAATCTGTTGTTCAACTTCTTAAGAATCAAAAGCTGGGATAA